The following is a genomic window from Miscanthus floridulus cultivar M001 chromosome 14, ASM1932011v1, whole genome shotgun sequence.
TTGCGTATCAACTCTGAGCACCAGAGACACCGCAAATATTTGAGTATTTCACTACTCAAACCCTACTTTGAGCTGGTTAAACTATTTACAGTTTTTTGTTATTGTCATCGGGGAGGGGGGAGAATCCCCACCTGGTAAACCAGTACAGTAGCCCCAGTATAAGGGTTAGATTGTGGCATATCCATTAGTAAGCAAGAATAAACATGCATCGGCACAAGGTTGAAAGGTGGCAGAACCACAAATACACCAAAGAGAGAAAGAGCTAAAACACCAAGACATAGGAACTCTTCGATGATGCCTCCAGGGAGGTGAATGATGCTGCAACATAATCATCGTCAGCTAAGTAGGAGCTTAGCAAGGCTTTCGCCCAAGCCTTTGCCGAGGATCAGGCCGATCCAGGAGAAACCACAAGAAGAGATTCTCAACTATCAAAATCATCATATTCGCCTCCAAAAGTTTCTTCGAAGAAAAGTTCAAACCCTACGTTGAGTTGTTTTTTAAGAGAAGTTGTTTTGGTTAAACTATGTATAGTGTTTCAATCACCGATTAGCGGAATCGGCATATTCGCCTTCAAATTATGAGTTGTTTGGGTTTATCTTTCTCGAAGAATGTGAGGGTTGCTATACTTTAGGTGCTTGAATTTTAAGAAATTTTTAGGTAACAATCCTACGTAATCAACTAATACAATTAAACGGACAACTTACAAGTAACAATTCACAATTTTTTTCTAATAAAAAATAACAAAATTGTACGTTTGCACgaacaacaacaaaaaatcaGTTACATGCGGGTCCGTTCGATGGAGCTCCTTGAAACAGGAAGAATCACTCCTTAGCGAAACAAAATGCACATCGATTTTCATGGGGAGCAGACAAGAAACAATTATTCATTCACACTTGAGCTAAAATCCATGCTCCTCGCTACTCCCTATTTAATCCACACACTAAAATCACTCTAAATCAATTCTTACCTGCCTCTATAGATGGCAACGAGTATATACCCATTAGATAGTGCGATCCGCATACTCGGAGCCGCTAGACAAAATTTTACCCGCTAAGATGGGTACAGAAGACAAAATTTTACCCGCTAAGACGGGTATAGAATACAGCAGGTACTCGGATGGGTAGTATGTTCCCGTACGGCCATACCCGTATCCATATACCCGATGGATAGCATATCCATGGGTGAAAAAAATCTTCTCATACCGTCTCTTTATCGCATAAAATCCGTCGGATAGTCAGGTTTCACGTACCCATTGCCATCCACTCTTCACCCTATTTCTTTATCAAAAATAGAATCTAGAAGTTGAGCTTAGCCAATCAAGCTCGCATCCAGTATAAACCACCAATCGCAAATCAACATGATCCCCACAAAGCCGCCATTTCGTCCTTGTAAAAGACGACAGCTCGGTGATGAGTTTGTTACAGCCCACAGCAACAGCAACCGCAAGGCTCACGTACGGCAGCTCAAAACCCGAGCGTGCATGCCACGACGCCACGTCACGTGCCGCGACACGCAAGCTACAGCTACCACAAGCCTGGCGGCGCGACGGGCGACGGCTCACGCGCGCTGGCCGCTGGAGATGCCGCGCGCTCTGCGTGATCGGCAGGCGCCGGCGGACTGACGAGGCCCCTATGCTAATCTTGCGCTGGTGGCCGTCGACGACGACCGCGCCCGCCGCCGGTACTCCTCGCTGTTGGACGACGGCTCCGCCACGTCGTCCGCGAAGcgcaccttcttcttcttcttcgtgcCCCacgggcggcgccggcgccggtccTGGTCCGCCGCTCCGTCGTCACAGCCGAGGGCGATCCTCACCCTGAGGTCGGCCTCCAGCCGGCGGTGGAGGTGGTAGGAGATGAGGATGACGCTCGTCGACACCACGGCGACCGCGACCATCCCCATGCAGCTCccggcgccgccgctgctccgccGCTCCATCGCGGGCGATCGATCAGCAAGCCGCTGCCCTTCGACGACGATGTGGTGGTCTGCCGCCGGTGAAggtaggctcgaggactagctagaTTGTCGATGAGTCGATCCTGTGCGTTGTTGGATTTATATATAGAGAGAAAGCAAAGCCAAGGGAGATGGGTGAGACAAAACGAGCGAAAAGGCGTGGTGACTCCGAGTCGTGATGAGGGAGGGAACTAATAAAACCGTTTTTGGAAGGAAAGAAAATAAAACACGCTTGAATTCTACGCGCGCGCACCTGGTTTATATTAGGAGCCAGAGTAGAAAGATACATGTGGAGCATGTGTGTCTTCAACAGTGAGGCACCTAGGCCATGTAGATTACACGCATACCCATCTGTTTTGACACTTGTTGacgcaaaaatgtggcgatgcgaTTAACACATAGTAAACCGGACGATCTGAACGGAATGAGATTGGAGATCGCATCAACATAGGACCAGTCGATTATGAAAACCCAATGgcatgccagttaatttgacctgcaattgacaatgagagaaagtcttatcagtagtttaaggcggaacatgtcggtgttgctccagacagttccaaatatgtggctaaacagccgattcgatagggctatcgactaaatagtcgatatccaacatATCAGTAAAGCAAGGATCGCTGAATTGAAGACTAATATCAAAGATGATGGTACGAATTCAAAATAACCGATACTCATGGATCATAGCAattttattatgattgattaatccAGACAGAACAAGTACAATACGTCCAAATATAAGTAATATTaagaaacatcatcagctagatggatataaccaatGTAAAGCGTTGAGCCAACAAGCTtaacaagaaaggatataacatgccaacaaatcgactgtctagtacaaataaatttacaaacgctctgaatctaatatgttaccatcaacagtgaggttcgatcggatcgatacagctatgataataataacaaactaaagccaaagaatttataaaaccatctatatattgacatattcatgaaaacatgctatatgcgtgagagtataggcaaattggctaaaatagccgatgcagtcatagcaaacaaacaaagtatatatcttgatcatgaataaAGCCACTAATCGATgatctctaatctaaagtcttacaagtgaggttcaaccggatcgatgcagctatagttatgtcattagattagatcttattATTAACTAGTGAACTTACTCAAGATTGGAACATGTCTTTAAATGCATACTATGCTTGATTGGAATAAAGATAAAACATCCGATCTAGCATAATTAATCCATCAATTATAAAATTCAAAGTGTGACtagactagaagacgaccaattaagatgatgtgATGCcgatctcaatcaggtgatttgttataattaataaaacattaattataacaagatcgataaccggtgaatcaaccaaaagcagtaaggaaaatcttactaatctcagcagattcgataactggtgatattgtgttAAACAGTAAATTATCCAACACaaaatcgataactttgatctatattatgattcgtaagagttcaatcagttgatgcagccttacaaactatgatacagatcgataactaacttatattatgacttataaaagatcaatcagctgatgcagctttacaagcacaatacaagtcgtgacggtactcacaagtaaGTCGGAGGTCGAtcggtcgatgcagccctgtttgctgaagaactcgtcgagatctatagtactcctacccCTAATGTGATAGTGAAAGCCGGAAAGATTGTGTTGATTGATTGTTCGTCTTCTTTGTATAataaccggggtccaatatttatacccggaacctaaatatgaatcctactcaaatacgactcattacacttcttgaaataaaagaaaacatttctaactaaaaaataacttggaccctaatttttttctttttgtagagtccgacatatttttcCCCGACGCCATCTGTACGTAGTCCATTGACTTGTCTGCTggcgtcatctataaaatagctgattccgacactgcatcaaaaccagccgatatcgattcacatctgatcgatttcttgatgatacaatcttagaagcttcgagttctcgcgttcttctttttaaattttggtgtaaacagcacTACTACACAGGACAAATGGAAAGTTAGGTCATGTTTGATACAGACGAATCAATTTTGCTAGAACAACTCTACTTGCTGAATCTATTTTGCTAGAACAACTCATCGTTTTTTTTCTCGTCTCCTATTTCTCTCACTTCCTTCTCATGCCAGGCTCCCCACGCATGACCTGGCAGCCCTCCCATGCCTTCTGGGCAAAACTAACCTCCACGCATGGTGGGGCCCACTATTGTGGTGAGAGCCAATAAGAGCTAATTTGTCATTTGGCCGTTATTcagattaagggggtgtttggtttctacagggacgtctaaaattcctgtcatatcaaatgtttggacacatgcatggagtattaaatatagactaattacgaaactaattacataacttgcgactaatttgcgagacgaatcttttaagcctaattagtccatgatttgacaacgtcgTGCTACAATaagcatgtgctaatgacagattaattaggcttaaaaaattcgtctcaaaATTAGCCTCCatttatgtaattggttttataattaatctatatttaatgctcattattagtatctaaacatttgatgtgatatgaattttagaagcgactaaagaaccaaacaccccctaaatggcCACTTAAACATTTATTTAAATTGGATAAATGGAATAATATGTAGTGCTTAACATTGTGTGTACGGGCTAAACAACCGTTTAAACGAATAGTGGCTAAAAGAAGCTACTATTTGCATCTCCATTCAACACCCACCTCACGTGGGAGTATATTTTGTGGGACTGCACTTGCGGAGGTGTTTAAAAACACCTGTTTGGCACTAATTAAACAACTCCTGAAGCAGCTGCAGGAGAAGTTGTGCAAACGGAACCTTAATTGAGTCTGAAAAGAGGGATGATGTGTTGATGAATATTACTCGCTTCTTTTGTTAGGCATGTGGTGGTTTAACCCACGTACCATGCGCTTGCGAGATAGATTAGTTGTCCACCGGATATCATACCCAGTTGGCCATTGCATGCACATGATGGGCGGTGGTGACCTAGGCTCACCACCCAAAGAGCCATGCATGCACATGCTTGATTTGCCGAGGCCTAAACTCTATACGTACTATAAATTTTTGGAGGCATATAAAGCTCTATGTACCacggttagagcatctccagtagCAGGAGAAAACTCCAACCCAAAAACTAGTTATTGGAGGAGATACAAAATGTGTTTTGGGGTTTGGAAGGTCTTTTCTCTAGCAGAACGAGAAAATCCAATCCCTAATGAGAAAATTAGCGGATTTTGGGAGGAGAGGTCTCTCCTTTATTTGAGAGGTGGGAGTCTATGATTTGAGGGACTCACAAAAAAAAATTCTCATTGGGTTTGGGTTTGGGGAACTGCTGGAGCTACAAGATCTCCAAAATAACAGTTTTTTCTCATTGGCGATTAGAAAAGGAGGACTACTGGAGATGCTCTTGTATAATTTTCTAAACACATATGCATGTTCTCTAaatgttttaaattataaattgttTTAAGCCCTGTTCGAATCTGAGGGGCTAAAGATTAGCCCTCCCCTTTTAGCCACTTTTTAGCCCTTGAGGATCCAAATAGGAGGGCTAAAACGAGGGGCTAATTTTTAACGCTCCATTAGCCCATTAGCCCTTACAAGGTAGGCTAAAGGGGGCTAAAAGTACTAACAGGTCATtttactctctttctctctcctctctttttTACCTTTTAGTCATGTATCCAAACAGCCCAAGGGGTTAAACTTTAGCCCCTTTCATTTCGAGGGTTAATTTTTAGCCCTAGGCTAAACTTTAGCTAAGGGGATCCAAACATGGCCTTAGGTTTACTAGAAAAATATTAGTTGGTACATGAGTAAAATGGTGGGGCACAGAAGATTCTGTGAGTTATATCAATTTACAAACTATTACTTACTACAAGAGAGATTTAAGGTTGTGACGGTGATTGCCTACTCTATGGCTGGGCTAAACTAGTTTCGAATTTAGCGGCTTTGCCTTAGGCTAATTCTATGCGAGATGTGACTTTGTCTCTGGATGCTTCGATGCCAATGGGCCTTCTTTGACCTACCAGCTTTAGGAGATATTGCACAATGCTCCTAGTTGAAATTTATTGTGGgaacatatgatatcttgatgaTTCAATAGGAAGCTTAGAAAGTTATTCTCATTTTCTTAGACGTGCTTGATTAATGTCATTATCCAATTTTAAGAGCATGTTGAAGAACCACACCCAATGTGTGTTACACATATATCCCACCCCCTAACACACACATGTACATTTGTGTATTCTACACAAAAGTTATTGGATCCACATAGAGACCTATATACCAACACTCCAATACTAAACATACATGATGTATGTTCTTTCAAGAGCCTCTTATTATTCCTAGATCATTTGGACTATGGGTTTGTGCCCAAGGCAACGTTCTTAATCAAGCCACCTCTGCAATGTAGTTGCAAAATGGAAAGTTCTAAAATCAATAATTCTGAAACACACAATGTAGACGGAGAACATGTTCTAAATTAGATATAAGGATGAAGGCAAAAATTTGCTAAAAcagaaaaaatattgttccacAATCTCCCATGTTCATGGAACTTCACCATCAACAACATTGAATACATCCAAGTAACACAAGCATCAGCAGTCAATGAAAGCAATTCCATTTAAATTAACCACATCATAGGTGTCAAGTTCACAAACTATATCTTGGCAATGCAAACACTTATATTGCTATGCTATGGGAGAAGGCCTACATTGTACCAAGTACATTTTGTTGTATTTTGATTCTCTTGTTATATTCAAGGCTTTTACTTTCTATTTCTTTGTTATTGATCTCCCTTATTTTTGCATGAACAACCCTCTTGCTGACAAATTTTACTAGGATTATGTTCAGAAAGGCAATTCCATGTTCCATTTATATATACACATTTGGTTGTTAAAGTATTTTTAGTTGTGCATCACACTAATATCGTCCCACACCCACAAAAATGTGCATGTGTATTCTATACATACTCGATTTAGAGGCACATAAAGCCCTGTGTACCACAACTACACACTTTTGCAAACACGTATGCATGCATGTTCTCTACCTGTTTCAAATTGTAAATTGTTTTGGTTCTACTATAAAATTATTGGCTAACGTACAAGTAAAATGGTGCCACACAATGACAAGAAATGGCAACATATCCAATTAAGTTTTAAAGACCACTGATTACCGCAAAGGAGAGTTAAGGTTGTGATGGCGTCCTCTTCCTCTACGGTCGAGGTGCTCTGCTTTTGGAGTTAGAGGCTTTCCCTTGGGCTGTTTTGGTGTCGGTTGTGGCTTTGTCTCTTGCTGCTGCTTCTGTGCCGACGGGGCTCCTTTGATCAAGAAACACTAGTAGGTATTGCACAATGCTCCTAGATGAGTTTTAGTGTGAGAAAATATGATATCTTAATGATACCGTTATCCATACTCAACGTGTATTAGATAGATACTCCCCAAGCACACCACACACACGTACATGTGTATTCTACATAAAAATTATAGGAGACACAAAAAGCCCTATGTACCAGAGCTACAATTTGTTTTCCTACTAAACACTACATGCATTTATGTTGTTTCAAAAGCCTCTCGTCATTCCTAGATCATCTAGATTGCAGGGTTGTTCCTTGGTCAACCTTTCTAATCCAAGCCACCTTTGTAATGGAGTTGCAAATGGCTAGGTCAAAAACACACGTTGGAGCTACAATAGAAAAATAATCATTCGGCAATATCCGATGTCTAAGGAACTTCTCCATCAGTAGCAAGATGGTATATGTGTAATTTTATCCTTGTGAAACAAGTACAGACGGTCAATGTAAGCAAATTCATTTGAGTTAACCACGTTACCAGTATCAATTGCACAAACTATACCTCGGAAAGTACTTTCGGTGGTATGCTATATTGCTATGGGACAATGCCTGCATTATGCCAAGTACATTTTCTCTTCCTTTTTTTATTCTCTTTTTATGTTCCTAACATTATTTGTTCCATTCCTTGTTACTTTTCCTTCCTTAATTCTTGCATGACCAATATTCATACAATGGCATTCGAAGTCCTGAAGATTTTTGTGATCATTGTCATAAAGGCAATTTGAAGTCCCATTTATGCGCATATTTTGTTGAAGTTTGTTTGGGTGAACGTATCACTTCTATTGTATCACACCCACAAAAATTACATGTGTAATTCTGCACATACTTAAAATATATTGTAGGCACATAAAACCCTATGTACCACAAGTAGACACCTTTATAAACACATATGCATGTTCTCCATCCATTTGAAATTGTAAATTGTTTGTTTTAATAGAAAGGTATTGGCTGGCAGAAGTGTGAAAGATGGGgcccaagaagaagaagtagCAATGGATCTGTCAAAAGTTATATTAATTTACAGACCACCGATTACTACAATAGAGTGTTATTGTTGTGATGGTGGCATTGTCCTTTGCGATCGTGGTgctatggtttttgagttagcgACTTTGCCTAAGGCCGGTTCGGTGGCTGTTGTGGTTTTGTCTTTGGCTGCTTCAGTGTAGACGAGCAGCCTCCTTTGATCAAGCAACTTCAGGAGGTATTGCACACAATGCTCCTAGTTGAAACTTTGTGCGAgaacatatgatatcttgatgaTTCAATTGGTAGCTTTGCAGGTTTTTCTCATATGCTTAGAGGTACTATGTTAAAGCCATTATTTAATTTCAAGAGCATGTTGAAGACCACACTCAATGTGTATTACACATATACCatcccacacacacacactcttgtACATGTGTATTGCACATACTTGTTTGGACtatggggttgcaagccacctttCTAATCCAGGCCACCTCTACAATGCAATGACAAACGACGGGGGTCTAAATCACTAATTCTAAGACATGCGTTCGAGATTGGCAACACATAATAAATTATATATAAGGGTAGAGGGCCAAAACTTATTACTTGCAAAAGAAAAATAATTGTTCGACATTCTCCCATGTCCATGGAACTTCACCGTCAGCAACATTGGATATGTCAATGTGAAACAAGTATCAACAGTCAACGATACCAAATCCATTTAAGTTAACCAAATCACCATTACCAAATGCACAAACTATACCTTGGCAAGCACTTCTAGTGTTATTCCATATGATAATGCCTGCATTGTACCAAGTACAAtttctctttttttgtttttttgttataTAATCCTAGCATTTACAATTTGTTTCTTTGTTATTTTTTGCTCTTAATCTTGCATgaacaaca
Proteins encoded in this region:
- the LOC136502732 gene encoding uncharacterized protein; the encoded protein is MERRSSGGAGSCMGMVAVAVVSTSVILISYHLHRRLEADLRVRIALGCDDGAADQDRRRRRPWGTKKKKKVRFADDVAEPSSNSEEYRRRARSSSTATSARLA